Proteins encoded within one genomic window of Companilactobacillus zhachilii:
- a CDS encoding tetratricopeptide repeat protein, which translates to MSKADEVIQTIDDGDFSQVDSLIQDSLLEDDDQTQFSLAETLMSRGLSVQAKTIYDHLLTIYPTEGQILSRLAEIAVSDGDSDQALDYISQIAPDSPAYAENLLVSADIYQSQGLYEVSEQKLLTGIREYPDEEVFKFALAEVYFDENKFSKALTYYDMLLDMGIKNYSGISIVFRKASSLAGDGQYEAAISEYEKLNALELNEDAQFQLGFLYNQVKNYNKSIAILEKLLETNRDYPTAYPILAEDYLNIKKNEDAFKYAQLGLNLNELDDRLYQIAFDAGTAEDSAEAVKILETGIKKVENPLPLIVKLSDYYITKGQFKANLDLLSGRDVNNNPKLTWNLAKSQFETDDVNDAQENILLVLDDFKDNLDYLSDLIEILRSTGNNDVLRPALALYLKQDPNNEAMQNLLDQMND; encoded by the coding sequence TTGAGTAAAGCAGATGAAGTTATTCAAACAATTGATGATGGAGATTTTTCTCAAGTTGATAGTTTGATTCAAGATTCACTTTTGGAAGATGACGACCAAACCCAATTTTCATTGGCAGAGACATTGATGAGTCGTGGCCTCTCAGTGCAAGCTAAGACGATTTATGACCATCTTCTAACCATTTACCCTACTGAGGGTCAAATCCTCTCTAGATTGGCTGAAATTGCTGTTTCTGACGGTGATAGTGACCAAGCGTTGGATTATATTTCTCAAATCGCACCAGATTCGCCTGCTTATGCCGAAAATCTCTTGGTTTCTGCAGATATTTATCAATCACAAGGTCTCTATGAAGTTAGCGAACAAAAACTTCTTACCGGTATCCGTGAATACCCCGATGAGGAAGTCTTTAAATTTGCCTTGGCAGAAGTTTATTTCGATGAGAATAAATTTAGCAAGGCCTTAACGTATTATGATATGTTGCTTGATATGGGTATTAAGAACTATTCAGGAATTTCAATCGTCTTTCGTAAAGCTAGTTCTTTAGCAGGGGATGGTCAATACGAAGCTGCCATTAGTGAATATGAGAAATTGAATGCTCTGGAATTAAATGAAGACGCACAATTCCAATTAGGGTTCTTATATAATCAAGTGAAGAATTATAATAAATCTATTGCCATTTTAGAAAAACTCTTGGAAACTAATCGTGATTATCCAACCGCTTATCCAATTTTGGCAGAGGATTATTTGAATATTAAAAAGAATGAAGATGCCTTTAAGTATGCTCAACTTGGTTTGAATTTGAATGAATTAGATGATCGTTTGTATCAAATCGCTTTTGATGCCGGAACTGCAGAGGATTCAGCAGAGGCAGTTAAGATTTTGGAGACTGGTATCAAGAAAGTTGAAAATCCATTACCATTAATTGTTAAATTGAGTGATTATTACATTACAAAAGGTCAATTCAAAGCTAATTTGGACCTACTATCTGGACGTGACGTTAATAATAATCCTAAATTGACATGGAACTTGGCTAAGTCACAATTTGAAACAGATGATGTTAACGATGCTCAAGAAAATATTTTGTTAGTTCTCGATGATTTTAAAGATAATCTTGATTATTTATCAGATTTAATTGAAATCTTGCGTAGTACAGGTAATAACGATGTGTTGAGACCAGCATTAGCACTTTATCTCAAACAAGATCCAAACAATGAAGCAATGCAAAATTTGTTAGATCAAATGAATGACTAA
- a CDS encoding HU family DNA-binding protein, whose product MANKAELIDSVASKTGLTKKDATSAVDAVFETIQENLSEGNKVQLIGFGNFEVRQRAARKGRNPQTGEEIKIPASKVPAFKPGKALKDSVK is encoded by the coding sequence ATGGCAAATAAAGCTGAACTTATTGATAGTGTAGCAAGTAAAACAGGCTTGACAAAGAAGGATGCAACTTCTGCTGTTGATGCTGTTTTCGAAACAATTCAAGAAAACTTATCAGAAGGTAACAAAGTTCAATTAATCGGCTTTGGTAACTTCGAAGTTCGTCAACGTGCTGCTCGTAAGGGTCGTAACCCACAAACTGGCGAAGAAATTAAAATTCCTGCAAGCAAAGTTCCAGCATTCAAACCTGGTAAAGCTTTGAAGGATTCAGTTAAATAA